One genomic window of Panicum hallii strain FIL2 chromosome 6, PHallii_v3.1, whole genome shotgun sequence includes the following:
- the LOC112896503 gene encoding uncharacterized protein LOC112896503, which yields MAPQLQCCYWMSSWPRIEQMPRWPRSSDSLRRRLLRLAPTRRPCNVAVCVVADADPALALDGGADSVGIEFLTEEQEDVDERERLRRMRISQANKGNTPWNKGRKHSPETLQRIRERTRIAMQDPKVKKKLMNLGHAQSEETRVKISEGVRRGWSLRLQRLMVQDGCFVEWRDMVANAAREGFADEVSLQWNSYKILTDQMRQEWLGYLQKRRSMPRPRGNRRAPKTPEQRRKIAEAIAAKWLDQEYRERVCSGIASYHGSCTGTKTPRKPRPAEEPGVKRESMKKKSMQDRAVALEDAHGKGATVKRKKSATPYKDPMAGEKLEMLSKIRAQRVALAIEKEEAIKRARSLIAEAEKAADALETAAAMSPFAQASLIEARKLVTEARVSLECVDHEGSPENASDDISEDSGLLDSDHGLETPNENNVLYQDNKPVNGIKFPPSNGKGIGFHFDVSAFTGIKQLYQRIENSMERAFLLPAASSKQAVNGDFRIIDFQVRQSMVNDMANNDCIAAESTDLPGTLGEDAPRSAENSETGEDCSPGTLEEDTPSSDEKATMRWVRGRLVKVEK from the exons ATGGCGCCGCAGCTGCAGTGCTGCTATTGGATGTCCTCCTGGCCACGGATCGAGCAGATGCCCCGGTGGCCGCGCTCCTCCGACTcgttgcggcggcggctcctaCGCCTCGCGCCGACGCGACGGCCCTGCAACGTCGCGGTCTGCGTGGTCGCGGACGCGGACCCGGCACTGGCGCTGGACGGCGGCGCGGACTCGGTGGGGATCGAGTTCCTGACGGAGGAGCAGGAAGACGTGGACGAGAGAGAGAGGCTCAGGCGGATGCGAATATCGCAGGCGAACAAGGGTAACACGCCGTGGAACAAGGGCAGGAAGCACAGTCCAG AGACGCTTCAGCGGATTCGCGAGAGAACCAGGATTGCGATGCAGGACCCCAAG GTTAAGAAAAAGCTGATGAATCTGGGGCATGCACAGAG TGAGGAGACACGAGTAAAGATATCAGAGGGGGTGAGGCGAGGCTGGAGTTTGCGTCTGCAGAGATTAATGGTGCAGGATGGCTGCTTTGTGGAGTGGAGGGACATGGTAGCTAATGCAGCTAGAGAAGGCTTTGCTGATGAGGTTAGCCTCCAATGGAATTCATATAAAATCTTGACTGACCAAATGCGGCAAGAGTGGTTGGGGTATCTCCAAAAAAGGAGATCAATGCCAAGGCCAAGAGGTAACAGACGAGCACCGAAAACTCCTGAGCAGAGGAGAAAAATTGCAGAAGCTATTGCTGCAAAGTGGTTGGATCAA GAATATCGTGAACGTGTTTGTAGTGGAATTGCTAGCTACCATGGATCATGTACTGGCACTAAAACACCAAGAAAGCCAAGGCCTGCTGAAGAACCAGGTGTAAAGAGAGAGTCTATGAAAAAGAAATCTATGCAAGATAGAGCTGTAGCCTTAGAGGATGCTCATGGAAAAGGGGCAACTGTTAAGAGAAAGAAAAGTGCAACTCCCTAcaaagatccgatggcaggtgaAAAATTGGAGATGTTATCAAAGATTCGAGCTCAAAGGGTAGCACTAGCAATAGAAAAGGAAGAAGCTATTAAAAGGGCCAG GTCACTGATTGCAGAAGCAGAAAAGGCTGCTGATGCCCTGGAAACTGCTGCAGCAATGAGCCCTTTTGCTCAAGCATCACTTATAGAAGCTAGAAAGCTTGTTACAGAGGCAAGAGTATCACTTGAATGTGTTGATCATGAAGGGTCTCCAGAAAATGCTTCTGATGATATTTCAGAGGACTCAGGTTTATTGGACTCTGACCACGGACTGGAGACACCGAATGAAAACAATGTGTTGTACCAAGACAATAAACCTGTTAATGGGATAAAATTTCCCCCAAGCAATGGTAAAGGCATTGGTTTCCATTTCGATGTATCTGCATTCACCGGAATAAAACAACTATATCAGAGAATAGAGAATTCCATGGAAAGAGCTTTTCTTCTTCCTGCAGCTTCATCAAAGCAAGCTGTGAATGGAGATTTCAGAATAATAGATTTTCAAGTTAGGCAATCTATGGTCAATGATATGGCAAACAATGATTGCATAGCAGCTGAATCAACTGATCTTCCAGGGACACTGGGAGAAGATGCTCCCAGGTCTGCAGAAAATTCCGAAACAGGAGAAGATTGTTCTCCGGGGACACTGGAAGAAGACACACCTTCATCTGATGAAAAGGCTACGATGAGATGGGTACGCGGAAGGCTGGTTAAAGTAGAAAAATGA
- the LOC112897360 gene encoding nuclear transcription factor Y subunit B-11-like produces the protein MKSRKGYLLSPVGSPPSDNESGAAAAAGCGSSAGYGGGGGGGDSPAKDQGRLLPIANVSRIMKRSLAANAKISKEAKEMVQECVSEFISFVTGEASDKCQREKRKTINGDDLLWAMTTLGFEAYVGPLKSYLNRYREAEGEKAAVLGGDGGAADDGPLGAGAIAAPGDRAGHDAGASADHVGLMMGVGGGFGAAGGGTSYYAAAGRAYGGDGSKVVEFDGEEENGRGMQRGFGGGHLHGAVQW, from the coding sequence ATGAAGAGCAGGAAGGGCTACCTGCTGAGCCCGGTGGGCAGCCCTCCGTCGGACAACGagtccggcgcggcggcggcggccgggtgcGGGAGCAGCGCGgggtacggcggcggcggcggcggcggggactcGCCGGCCAAGGATCAGGGCCGGCTCCTGCCGATCGCGAACGTGTCGCGCATCATGAAGCGGTCGCTGGCGGCGAACGCCAAGATCTCCAAGGAGGCCAAGGAGATGGTGCAGGAGTGCGTGTCGGAGTTCATCAGCTTCGTCACCGGGGAGGCCTCCGACAAGTGCCAGCGCGAGAAGCGCAAGACCATCAACGGCGACGACCTGCTCTGGGCCATGACCACGCTCGGGTTTGAGGCCTACGTCGGCCCGCTCAAGTCCTACCTCAACCGCTACCGCGAGGCCGAGGGCGAGAAGGCCGCCGTGCtcgggggcgacggcggcgccgcggACGACGGCCCGCTCGGCGCGGGCGCCATCGCGGCGCCCGGTGACCGCGCGGGTCACGACGCCGGCGCCTCGGCGGATCACGTCGGGCTCATGATGGGGGTCGGCGGCGGGTTCGGCGCCGCGGGCGGCGGGACGTCGTACtacgcggcggcggggagggcgTACGGCGGGGACGGGTCGAAGGTGGTGGAGTtcgacggcgaggaggagaACGGCCGCGGCATGCAGAGGGGGTTCGGCGGCGGCCACCTCCACGGCGCCGTGCAATGGTGA
- the LOC112897361 gene encoding RNA-binding protein 42-like, translating into MPSNPPPPPPPGSSSSAPAGASYFPLPFHLQQHQPQPQMPPPMAPNSYQQYQQQLHQAHQLFQRDAQTITPEALQSVKAALATSDVLDPAASASARPSDPSTSKKPIPRRAAGQSWEDPTLTEWPENDYRLFCGDLGNEVNDDVLSKAFSRFPSFNMARVVRDKRTGKTKGYGFVSFSNPTDLAAAIKEMNGKYVGNRPIKLRKSNWKERTDVEALERQKNHVQRKPKMPKKSILHK; encoded by the exons ATGCCTTCCaatcctccgccgccgccgcctcccgggtcGTCGTCTTCGGCTCCGGCGGGGGCCAGCTACTTCCCGCTCCCTTTCCATCTGCAGCAGCACCAGCCGCAGCCGCAGATGCCGCCGCCGATGGCGCCGAACAGCtaccagcagtaccagcagcagctGCACCAGGCGCACCAGCTCTTCCAGCGGGACGCGCAGACTATCACCCCCGAGGCGCTGCAGAGCGTGAAGGCTGCCCTCGCCACCAGCGACGTCCTCgaccccgccgccagcgccagcgCCAGGCCCTCCGACCCCTCCACCAGCAAGAAGCCCatcccccgccgcgccgccggacaGTCCTGGGAGGATCCCACCCTCACCGAGTGGCCCGAAA ATGATTATAGGCTGTTCTGTGGAGATCTAGGCAACGAAGTTAATGACGATGTCCTCTCCAAAGCATTCTCACGGTTCCCCTCCTTCAACATGGCAAGG GTTGTTAGAGATAAGAGGACTGGCAAAACTAAAGGTTATGGATTTGTGAGCTTTTCAAACCCTACTGATCTGGCTGCAGCAATAAAAGAAATGAATG GAAAGTATGTAGGAAACCGGCCAATTAAATTGCGTAAGAGTAACTGGAAGGAGAGGACAGATGTTGAGGCTCTGGAAAGGCAAAAG AATCATGTCCAGAGGAAGCCTAAAATGCCCAAGAAGAGTATTCTTCACAAGTAA